In the genome of Porphyrobacter sp. ULC335, one region contains:
- a CDS encoding phage tail protein, producing the protein MATLILTAVGSAFGGPIGGTIGALIGQQIDSRIFGPSGREGPRLKELTISTSSYGQPIPRQFGRMRVAGTVIWSTDLIESKRKEKGRKGQPSTTVYAYSASFAVALSSTPINRVGRIWADGNLLRGAQDDLKVGGTLRIYRGFGDDPVDPLIAAAKGESAPAFRDCAYVVFENLELGDYGNRIPALSFEIFADGGDDTVSLAQLVPDGTAIPAAPPLAQTRGFADEGGPLASTLAAIDQVIPLVCMSGNDGLTVAVRGVPDSEIMTLPDKLAVIADEPDAARHKQRSGIPVRSPAALRYYDEERDYQTGVQRATGARRAGRELMIDLPATLTASGARQLANDGANRARWQHEAVTWRIGELDPRITPGTIVRLPDTPGHWLLRSWEWLDRGIALELERLAPAGGAPRVSDPGENLPPTDLLVPPTRLAAIEVPPEANANPAQPLIFAAASAANTAWRGAALFAVQGSALIDLGTTGTRRAVMGVLVAPLEGSKALLFEPKAEAVVELVAADLDLPETDIAGLAAGANKLMIGGELVQFLHAEPEGSGRWRLRGLLRGRGGTEPAAALGHAAGAQALLLDDSLVPLDPLLVPPLASSRVAALGTGDVETVIAPLANAGLSRRPPCPVHPRITRAADGVSTYRWTRRARGHWRWDDAVEVPLIEEREAYLVGFGPADAPHVAWQSDEPLLRLTSSEHASLIAAYGPGALWVRQVGTFDRSSPLLLASLF; encoded by the coding sequence ATGCGGGTGGCGGGGACGGTGATCTGGTCGACCGACCTGATCGAAAGCAAGCGCAAGGAAAAGGGGCGCAAGGGCCAGCCATCGACGACGGTCTATGCCTATTCCGCCTCGTTTGCTGTCGCCTTGTCGAGCACGCCGATCAACCGCGTGGGGCGGATCTGGGCAGACGGCAATCTGTTGCGCGGCGCTCAGGACGATCTCAAGGTGGGCGGGACATTGCGCATCTATCGCGGGTTCGGCGACGATCCGGTCGATCCCCTGATCGCCGCTGCCAAAGGCGAATCTGCGCCGGCCTTCCGCGACTGCGCCTATGTGGTGTTCGAAAACCTCGAATTGGGTGACTATGGCAATCGTATCCCGGCGCTGAGCTTCGAGATTTTTGCTGATGGCGGCGACGACACCGTGTCGCTCGCACAGCTCGTGCCGGATGGCACCGCGATTCCCGCTGCGCCGCCGCTGGCGCAAACCCGCGGCTTTGCAGACGAGGGCGGACCACTTGCCTCGACACTCGCGGCCATCGATCAGGTGATTCCGCTGGTCTGCATGTCCGGCAACGACGGGCTGACTGTCGCCGTACGCGGCGTACCAGATAGCGAGATCATGACGCTGCCGGACAAGCTTGCCGTGATTGCCGACGAGCCGGACGCAGCGCGCCACAAGCAACGTTCCGGCATCCCTGTCCGCTCGCCCGCAGCGCTGCGCTACTATGATGAGGAGCGCGACTATCAGACCGGGGTGCAGCGCGCGACCGGGGCGCGGCGTGCTGGGCGCGAGCTGATGATCGACCTGCCTGCCACCCTGACCGCGAGCGGTGCACGCCAGCTGGCAAACGATGGCGCCAACCGCGCACGGTGGCAGCACGAAGCCGTGACATGGCGCATCGGCGAACTTGATCCACGCATTACGCCCGGCACGATTGTCCGGTTACCGGATACGCCGGGGCACTGGCTGCTGCGCAGCTGGGAGTGGCTCGACCGCGGCATCGCGCTCGAGCTTGAACGGCTTGCTCCCGCAGGCGGCGCGCCGCGCGTCAGCGATCCGGGCGAAAACCTGCCCCCGACCGATCTGCTGGTCCCCCCAACCCGGCTCGCTGCGATCGAGGTGCCGCCCGAGGCCAATGCCAATCCCGCCCAGCCTCTGATCTTCGCCGCAGCATCGGCCGCAAACACTGCGTGGCGCGGCGCGGCTCTGTTTGCGGTGCAAGGAAGTGCGCTCATCGATCTTGGCACCACCGGCACCCGCCGTGCGGTTATGGGCGTGCTGGTTGCCCCGCTTGAGGGATCAAAAGCGCTGCTGTTCGAGCCGAAGGCAGAGGCAGTTGTCGAGCTGGTTGCCGCCGATCTCGATCTGCCAGAGACAGACATCGCCGGCCTTGCTGCTGGTGCCAACAAGCTGATGATTGGCGGGGAGCTGGTGCAATTCCTCCACGCCGAGCCAGAGGGATCGGGGCGCTGGCGTCTCCGCGGCTTGCTGCGCGGGCGCGGTGGGACCGAACCGGCTGCGGCTCTCGGCCATGCTGCTGGGGCCCAAGCCCTTCTGCTTGATGATAGTCTTGTGCCACTCGATCCTCTCCTCGTTCCGCCACTGGCCAGCTCGAGGGTTGCGGCGCTTGGCACAGGCGACGTTGAAACGGTTATCGCACCGCTGGCGAATGCGGGCCTATCGCGCCGACCGCCTTGTCCGGTTCATCCGCGAATCACCCGCGCTGCCGACGGCGTCAGCACATACCGTTGGACGCGGCGAGCGCGCGGACATTGGCGCTGGGACGATGCTGTCGAAGTGCCATTGATCGAGGAGCGCGAGGCCTATCTCGTAGGTTTCGGTCCGGCCGATGCGCCGCACGTGGCTTGGCAGTCTGATGAGCCCCTGCTTCGCCTGACATCCTCGGAGCACGCCTCCCTTATCGCCGCCTATGGCCCCGGTGCCCTCTGGGTCAGGCAAGTGGGGACGTTCGATCGATCATCGCCATTGCTGCTCGCTTCACTTTTCTGA